A genomic window from Anthocerotibacter panamensis C109 includes:
- the cobT gene encoding nicotinate mononucleotide-dependent phosphoribosyltransferase CobT, whose protein sequence is MLKSPLIEIAPSVLSVHRRAEGAGFLARIRLLSPAFVLTVAYTATVQLTGLSAAGVTPELREYTAAADAEILEHGRAKGLPGGVPAHPSGIPGPVIITRAAFDSLPGLPYSCVDAGLNTAPVLNKLIRLEGCTSAQAITTGHALTEQQAERLFAAGKVLGERLGRQYQASGRYLILAESVPGGTTTALGLLLALGLDAEGRVSSSIPGGAHPLKLAAVLAGLHAAGAQKGFFAKRPLAGVAAVGDPMQPAVAGIAMACSQYCPVLLGGGTQMAAVVALISALGQPGDLALATTRWVCADPTADLAGLAGLIEERLGVLPVPYLAADLDFSRSRHPLLRQYEAGYVKEGVGAGAAALAACIAHQWTAADLLPGIEQVYERLVLRQA, encoded by the coding sequence ATGCTGAAATCCCCCTTGATCGAAATCGCCCCCAGTGTGCTGAGCGTCCATCGCAGGGCCGAGGGGGCTGGTTTTTTAGCGCGTATTAGGCTATTGTCCCCTGCTTTTGTCTTGACGGTCGCGTATACGGCTACCGTACAACTGACGGGATTAAGCGCGGCTGGCGTGACCCCTGAGCTGCGGGAATATACAGCAGCAGCGGACGCGGAGATCCTGGAGCATGGTCGGGCCAAGGGTCTTCCCGGTGGGGTTCCTGCTCATCCTTCGGGCATACCTGGTCCGGTCATCATCACCCGTGCCGCTTTTGACAGCTTACCCGGACTCCCCTATAGCTGCGTGGACGCGGGTCTAAATACAGCCCCGGTCCTGAACAAGCTGATTCGTCTGGAGGGGTGCACATCTGCCCAAGCCATCACGACGGGGCACGCCCTAACAGAGCAGCAGGCGGAACGGTTATTCGCTGCGGGGAAGGTCTTGGGGGAGCGGTTGGGGCGGCAGTATCAGGCCAGTGGACGCTATTTGATCCTCGCTGAGAGCGTTCCAGGAGGCACAACAACCGCTCTCGGGCTGCTGCTGGCCCTAGGGCTCGATGCCGAAGGGCGGGTGAGCAGTTCGATCCCCGGTGGTGCTCATCCGTTGAAATTAGCCGCTGTTCTGGCTGGATTGCACGCTGCTGGAGCCCAAAAAGGCTTTTTCGCCAAGCGTCCGCTGGCGGGAGTAGCGGCAGTGGGTGACCCGATGCAGCCTGCGGTGGCGGGCATCGCGATGGCCTGTTCCCAGTACTGCCCGGTCTTGCTCGGAGGAGGGACCCAAATGGCGGCGGTCGTAGCGCTGATCTCCGCTTTGGGCCAACCTGGAGACCTCGCGCTAGCGACCACGCGCTGGGTGTGTGCTGACCCTACTGCGGATTTAGCCGGTCTCGCTGGCTTGATTGAGGAACGCCTCGGGGTACTGCCTGTCCCCTATTTGGCGGCTGACCTAGACTTTAGCCGTTCGCGTCACCCTCTGTTGCGTCAGTATGAAGCGGGCTATGTAAAAGAGGGCGTCGGGGCTGGCGCTGCTGCTCTAGCTGCTTGTATTGCTCATCAGTGGACTGCCGCTGACCTGTTGCCCGGTATTGAGCAGGTCTATGAGCGATTAGTCCTCAGACAAGCGTAG
- a CDS encoding histidine phosphatase family protein, protein MTKLWLVRHGQTDFNAQSRFQGWCDPALNPLGQEQAKALASRLAAQPWQAAYTSDLSRAAQTAHILLQGHGLVAQPLSGLRETHFGQGEGLTWEQMHQRYPQQVRQWQEDRVNQALPDGESLTSVAHRAILALKDEILPEAHGDILVVAHGGTIAMLLCVLMHIDLAYFWQWRVDLCSLTKLEIYAEGAILLLFNDTSHLVVAPC, encoded by the coding sequence ATGACGAAACTATGGCTTGTGCGGCACGGGCAGACCGACTTCAATGCCCAGAGCCGCTTCCAGGGCTGGTGCGACCCTGCCCTCAACCCCCTCGGACAAGAACAGGCTAAGGCTCTGGCGTCACGTCTTGCCGCTCAACCGTGGCAGGCGGCATACACCAGCGACCTGTCCCGAGCCGCCCAGACTGCACACATCCTCTTGCAAGGGCATGGTCTGGTGGCTCAGCCTTTGTCGGGCCTGCGTGAAACCCATTTTGGTCAGGGTGAAGGGCTCACTTGGGAGCAGATGCACCAGAGATACCCCCAGCAAGTGCGCCAGTGGCAAGAGGACCGGGTCAACCAAGCGCTCCCTGACGGAGAATCCCTAACCTCAGTCGCCCACAGAGCCATCCTCGCGCTCAAGGATGAAATACTCCCAGAAGCACATGGGGATATTTTGGTCGTGGCGCATGGGGGAACCATAGCAATGCTGCTGTGCGTGTTGATGCATATAGATCTGGCTTACTTCTGGCAATGGCGCGTCGATCTGTGTTCCCTCACGAAGCTTGAGATCTATGCAGAAGGTGCTATTCTTCTGCTCTTTAATGACACGAGCCATTTGGTCGTAGCCCCATGCTGA
- a CDS encoding adenosylcobinamide-GDP ribazoletransferase: MQFLTRLPVGGGPPVTPEALGRSVRYFPLVGLGLGGLLVLVRGVCVGLIPGPTLSLLLVMLLLGLTGMLHFDGFLDSCDGLFAPRTPEQRLEIMRDSRVGSFAVAGGWGLLTLKLIALQTIPLPLIAPALLVGPCLGRWALVVAVVCFPYGREGGLGTAYKQYTSARELVFITLVVLLVGGYILGWGGLLLVAFIFGLTLLMGYYTMAKLPQGLTGDSYGWVTEVCEAMCWLAISLMK, translated from the coding sequence GTGCAATTCCTGACCAGACTGCCTGTCGGGGGCGGGCCTCCTGTTACACCTGAGGCGTTGGGGCGTTCTGTGCGCTACTTCCCCCTAGTTGGTCTGGGGCTCGGGGGGCTCCTAGTCCTGGTCCGTGGGGTATGCGTGGGGTTGATTCCTGGGCCGACCTTGAGCCTTTTGCTGGTGATGCTCCTGTTGGGGCTGACCGGGATGCTGCACTTTGATGGGTTTCTGGACTCCTGCGATGGCTTGTTTGCGCCTAGGACCCCAGAACAGCGGCTGGAGATCATGCGCGATAGCCGGGTGGGTAGCTTCGCGGTAGCCGGGGGTTGGGGTCTGTTGACCCTGAAACTCATCGCCCTCCAGACTATCCCCTTGCCCCTGATAGCCCCAGCCCTGTTGGTCGGGCCATGCCTTGGACGCTGGGCCTTGGTGGTGGCTGTTGTGTGCTTTCCCTATGGCCGGGAAGGGGGATTGGGTACAGCCTACAAACAATACACCTCCGCGCGGGAATTGGTTTTCATCACCTTGGTTGTGCTCTTGGTTGGGGGTTATATCCTAGGCTGGGGCGGGCTTTTGCTCGTTGCCTTCATCTTTGGCCTCACCCTGCTGATGGGCTATTACACGATGGCGAAGCTGCCCCAAGGTCTGACCGGAGATAGTTATGGCTGGGTTACAGAGGTCTGTGAAGCGATGTGTTGGTTGGCGATCAGCCTGATGAAATAG
- the carA gene encoding glutamine-hydrolyzing carbamoyl-phosphate synthase small subunit, which translates to MVPALLVLADGTTFEGYSCGHPGTALGELVFNTGMTGYQEVITDPSYCGQIVTFTYPELGNTGINPEDTESLRPWVQGVVCRNFCEYPSNWRASASLRDFFLEWQVVAISGVDTRALTRHIRDHGAQNGIISTEILDPEALLRQVRQAPDMNGLDLVPRVTTAQPYEWTLPTAAIWEFGTVARSHPRLRVVALDFGIKHNILRRLVAHGCQVLVVPGTATAQEILAYEPDGIFLSNGPGDPAAVHYGIATTRALLDCGKPIFGICLGHQILGLALGGQTYKMKFGHRGLNQPAYLQSEKSTQVEITSQNHGFAIAGDSLPTNRLQISHHNLNDNTIEGLRHLDLPVFSVQYHPEASPGPHDADYLFEEFVCLMERQRQLF; encoded by the coding sequence ATGGTACCGGCACTTTTGGTTCTAGCAGACGGGACGACGTTTGAAGGGTATAGCTGCGGTCATCCGGGGACGGCTCTGGGCGAGTTGGTCTTCAACACCGGCATGACCGGTTACCAGGAAGTGATCACAGACCCGAGTTACTGCGGGCAAATCGTCACGTTCACCTATCCTGAGTTGGGCAATACCGGGATCAATCCTGAGGATACAGAATCCCTGCGCCCTTGGGTCCAGGGAGTTGTCTGCCGCAACTTTTGTGAATACCCCTCCAACTGGCGAGCTAGTGCCAGCCTGCGCGATTTCTTCCTGGAATGGCAGGTAGTCGCCATCAGCGGGGTGGATACCCGAGCCCTCACCCGCCATATCCGTGACCACGGAGCCCAAAACGGCATTATCTCCACAGAGATCCTTGATCCTGAAGCACTCTTGCGCCAAGTCCGGCAAGCCCCGGATATGAATGGGCTCGACCTCGTCCCTCGGGTCACCACCGCCCAACCCTACGAGTGGACGCTCCCCACTGCCGCTATCTGGGAATTTGGTACAGTCGCGCGCTCCCATCCCCGCCTGCGCGTGGTCGCCCTTGACTTCGGGATCAAGCACAACATTCTGCGTCGCCTCGTTGCCCACGGCTGCCAAGTCTTGGTCGTCCCCGGTACGGCTACGGCTCAAGAAATTTTGGCCTATGAGCCAGATGGCATCTTTCTCTCCAACGGTCCTGGAGACCCGGCTGCGGTCCACTACGGCATCGCCACTACGCGTGCGCTCCTCGACTGCGGTAAACCCATCTTCGGGATCTGCCTCGGACACCAAATCCTGGGCCTCGCCTTGGGCGGGCAAACCTACAAGATGAAGTTCGGGCACCGGGGGCTCAACCAACCGGCCTACCTGCAAAGCGAAAAAAGCACCCAGGTTGAGATTACCAGCCAGAACCACGGCTTCGCCATCGCAGGCGACTCACTCCCCACCAACCGCCTCCAAATCAGCCACCACAACCTCAACGACAACACGATTGAGGGACTCAGGCACCTAGACCTGCCCGTCTTCTCCGTCCAGTACCACCCCGAAGCCTCCCCCGGTCCCCACGATGCTGATTACCTCTTTGAAGAATTCGTGTGCTTGATGGAAAGGCAGCGCCAGTTATTTTAA
- a CDS encoding DEAD/DEAH box helicase, which translates to MTLSFQELGLNPELARTVTALGFETPTPIQLAAIPHLLAGRDVIGCARTGTGKTAAYTLPLLEKIDPTRNEVQLLVLTPTRELAVQVAEAIHTFSQGSGLQVLPVYGGQPIEKQTRRLQRGVQVVIGTPGRLLDHLERGVLRLDRVRALVLDECDEMLDMGFVEDVTRLMEATPTTRQSAFFSATMSPAVQNLSQRHLKNPVRVVLETKIEERTADIDQRACLVSGRRNKTQVLVRFLEIEAPTAVLIFTRTKQGADQLTDELAEAGYSANVYHGDLTQNAREMVIRKFRNRGLNLLVATDVAARGLDIEQITHVVNYDAPPAAQTYVHRIGRTGRAGRQGVAITLIEPAERRLLRFYERTVGQAIPIVKAPGPRDVQQAQRARLERTLREVLAQAEELPTDANQDLVERLAQEFDPLDIARATLSLLPGPTQRTAEIPVVAPPSRREGRPQEGENRFELRRTTEDQPMVRLYIGAGRDAGLRPGDIVGAIANEAGIPGRTIGAIEILDTHAFVEVREQDSVSVLNLKNTTLRGRQVAFELASSR; encoded by the coding sequence ATGACACTTTCATTTCAAGAATTGGGCCTGAATCCTGAACTCGCTCGTACAGTAACTGCTCTCGGTTTCGAGACCCCGACTCCTATTCAACTAGCTGCTATCCCGCATCTCTTGGCAGGCCGGGACGTCATCGGTTGTGCGCGTACCGGAACGGGTAAAACCGCTGCCTATACCCTGCCGCTTCTAGAAAAAATTGATCCTACCCGCAACGAAGTACAACTGCTCGTCCTGACACCGACCCGTGAATTGGCGGTTCAGGTCGCCGAAGCGATCCACACATTCAGTCAGGGCTCCGGGCTCCAGGTATTGCCGGTCTATGGCGGGCAGCCCATCGAAAAACAGACCCGTCGCCTCCAGCGTGGGGTCCAAGTTGTTATCGGAACTCCAGGGCGGCTACTGGACCATCTGGAGCGGGGGGTCCTGCGCCTTGACCGGGTCCGGGCACTGGTGTTGGATGAATGCGATGAAATGCTGGATATGGGGTTTGTCGAGGATGTGACACGGCTGATGGAGGCTACCCCCACGACCCGTCAGAGCGCGTTTTTCTCCGCCACTATGTCCCCTGCGGTCCAAAACCTGAGCCAGCGCCACCTCAAAAATCCAGTGCGTGTTGTCTTAGAGACCAAAATTGAAGAGCGCACCGCTGATATCGACCAACGGGCTTGCTTGGTGTCCGGCAGACGCAACAAAACTCAGGTGCTCGTGCGCTTCCTTGAGATTGAGGCCCCAACCGCCGTCCTCATCTTCACCCGCACCAAACAAGGGGCCGACCAACTCACCGATGAACTGGCTGAGGCGGGCTACAGCGCCAATGTCTACCATGGCGACCTCACCCAAAATGCCCGCGAGATGGTAATTCGTAAGTTCCGCAACCGGGGCCTGAATTTGCTCGTCGCCACCGATGTCGCCGCTCGGGGCCTCGACATTGAGCAGATCACCCATGTGGTCAACTACGATGCGCCGCCCGCTGCGCAGACCTATGTCCACCGCATCGGGCGCACCGGACGAGCCGGTCGTCAGGGCGTGGCTATCACCCTGATCGAACCGGCAGAACGCCGTCTCTTGCGCTTCTACGAACGGACCGTTGGTCAGGCCATTCCCATCGTCAAGGCCCCCGGCCCCCGCGATGTCCAACAGGCCCAACGCGCGCGTCTGGAGCGGACCCTGCGCGAGGTACTGGCGCAGGCTGAAGAACTTCCTACCGACGCCAACCAGGACTTAGTCGAACGGCTGGCCCAGGAATTTGATCCACTGGATATTGCACGGGCGACCTTGAGCCTCTTGCCGGGACCGACCCAGCGGACGGCAGAAATCCCTGTGGTTGCGCCCCCATCACGCCGTGAGGGTCGTCCTCAGGAAGGTGAGAACCGTTTCGAACTGCGCCGGACCACCGAAGACCAACCGATGGTGCGTCTCTACATTGGAGCGGGACGGGATGCAGGACTCCGCCCCGGTGATATCGTGGGGGCTATTGCTAATGAGGCGGGCATTCCCGGACGGACTATTGGAGCAATTGAAATCCTCGATACCCACGCCTTTGTCGAAGTACGTGAGCAGGATTCCGTCTCTGTACTCAACCTCAAAAACACCACCCTCCGGGGCCGTCAGGTTGCCTTTGAGCTGGCTAGCTCCCGCTGA
- a CDS encoding type IV pilus twitching motility protein PilT, translating to MTQGPIGLPPELPSLKPRVPPPPPPPPPAGSTVPKIPAIRMEPLGEEGFMIPTPTRPEARSLEELVLEAKRLGASDIHLGVGEPPRFRVRGRMLYSEYVPTTMATFYRWWQEVLPVENLQLYERTKELDTAIMYPGMARLRVNLFFTILGPAAVLRLINLEIPSLEELSLPDVLKTISEAQKGLVLITGPTGSGKSTTLAAMIRYINENFAKHIISIEDPIEYVHTSIRSLVRQREVGAHTLEFEAALRASLREDPDVILIGEMRDRITVDTALKAAQTGHLVFGTLHTNSAVSTIERLLNIYTPSEQNTMRTQIAESLVAVVAQSLVRTSDRKRRAVHEIMINTDAARDYIKNNQVDELDQLIPQCKFDGMQTMNQALFQLVQEGITDEETTLEASPRAHELKQLFRGKMDNTRMI from the coding sequence ATGACACAAGGTCCCATCGGTCTGCCCCCAGAGCTACCCTCACTCAAGCCCCGCGTGCCGCCGCCGCCGCCGCCGCCGCCGCCTGCTGGGAGCACTGTGCCTAAAATTCCTGCCATCAGGATGGAGCCGCTGGGGGAGGAAGGCTTTATGATCCCGACTCCCACCCGCCCGGAGGCTCGTTCCCTAGAAGAACTGGTCTTGGAGGCAAAACGTCTGGGGGCTTCGGATATTCACTTGGGTGTAGGGGAGCCGCCCCGCTTTCGGGTACGTGGACGGATGCTCTACAGTGAGTATGTCCCGACCACGATGGCGACGTTTTACCGATGGTGGCAGGAAGTACTGCCCGTCGAGAACCTACAACTCTACGAACGGACCAAAGAACTGGACACCGCGATTATGTATCCCGGTATGGCCCGCCTCAGGGTAAATCTATTTTTTACCATCCTGGGTCCGGCGGCGGTTCTGAGACTTATTAATCTAGAAATCCCCTCCCTTGAAGAACTATCGCTCCCCGATGTCCTCAAGACGATCAGTGAAGCGCAAAAAGGGCTGGTACTCATCACCGGACCCACAGGCTCAGGCAAGTCCACCACGCTCGCCGCCATGATCCGCTATATCAATGAAAACTTCGCCAAGCACATCATCTCCATCGAAGACCCCATCGAGTATGTCCATACCAGCATCCGTTCGTTGGTCAGGCAGCGGGAGGTGGGTGCCCATACGCTGGAATTTGAGGCTGCCCTGCGGGCTTCCTTGCGCGAAGACCCGGATGTCATTCTCATCGGTGAAATGCGTGACCGCATCACCGTAGACACAGCCCTCAAAGCAGCACAGACCGGGCACTTGGTCTTTGGCACCCTCCACACCAACAGCGCGGTCTCGACCATTGAGCGCCTGCTCAATATCTACACGCCCTCGGAGCAGAATACGATGCGCACTCAGATCGCCGAATCCCTAGTAGCAGTGGTGGCTCAGAGTCTGGTACGCACCTCAGACCGGAAACGGCGGGCTGTCCATGAGATCATGATCAACACCGACGCCGCCCGCGACTATATCAAAAACAATCAGGTCGATGAACTAGATCAGCTGATCCCCCAATGTAAATTTGATGGGATGCAGACGATGAACCAAGCCCTCTTCCAATTGGTCCAGGAGGGTATCACCGATGAGGAAACAACCCTGGAAGCCTCGCCCCGCGCCCATGAGTTGAAGCAACTCTTCCGGGGCAAGATGGACAACACGCGGATGATCTAA
- a CDS encoding ribonuclease III family protein, which translates to MNYAIPRLLEALGLSAASPVQWELFCLALVPPGSGSGPNNDRLEFLGDEVLRFLAARYVYERYPTLLVGDLTILRSHLVSNETLAQWSQLLHLDPCLPAGMTDSQRANALEALIGALYLSTVDAEGPKSGNFQLILGWLYPLFDSLAEAVLADPTRRNYKAALQEWSQHYLKELPDYRLVAGGGLFTYEVWLKDHLRGLGQGTSKKRAQQLAAQDAYIHLPPELLRLSPVLTAEQTQILEAYRRIAPKLQNL; encoded by the coding sequence GTGAACTACGCGATCCCCCGCCTTCTGGAAGCTCTGGGCTTGAGTGCTGCAAGCCCTGTACAGTGGGAGCTGTTTTGCCTCGCCCTCGTCCCTCCCGGCAGCGGCAGCGGCCCCAACAATGACCGGCTGGAGTTTTTAGGCGATGAAGTGTTGCGCTTTTTGGCCGCCCGCTACGTCTATGAGCGCTATCCCACGCTTCTGGTCGGTGACCTAACCATCTTGCGCTCCCATCTGGTCAGCAACGAAACCCTAGCGCAGTGGAGCCAACTGCTCCATCTGGACCCCTGTCTGCCTGCCGGGATGACAGACTCCCAACGCGCCAACGCACTAGAAGCACTGATAGGAGCACTCTATCTGAGCACCGTAGACGCCGAAGGCCCCAAGTCGGGGAATTTTCAACTTATCCTCGGCTGGCTCTATCCCCTCTTCGATTCCCTTGCCGAAGCGGTCCTCGCCGATCCCACCCGCCGCAACTACAAAGCTGCCCTCCAGGAATGGAGTCAGCACTATCTCAAGGAGTTGCCGGACTATCGCCTCGTTGCCGGAGGGGGACTGTTTACCTACGAGGTTTGGCTAAAAGACCATCTCCGGGGTCTAGGTCAGGGCACCTCTAAAAAACGCGCTCAACAACTAGCCGCCCAAGATGCGTACATCCACCTGCCCCCCGAATTGCTCCGCCTCAGCCCCGTGCTCACCGCTGAGCAGACCCAGATTCTAGAAGCCTATCGTCGCATAGCCCCCAAACTCCAAAACCTATAG
- a CDS encoding acyl--CoA ligase encodes MGIISDLLKSGQGAAPALTAPACTPLSYDQLRQQIAQTTYTLNALGLGRGDRIAMVLANGPQMAAAFLAVTATATVAPLNPAYRAEEFDFYLTDLGAKALLVEVGSTSPALAVAERQGVPVLFLAPRSETAGRFELHGRAGKPVVPSPTEEEDIALILHTSGTTARPKQVPLTQRNLYTSAHNIVKALALTGDDRCLNLMPLFHIHGLVAGLVAGLAAGGSIFCPPGFNALKFSSWLKEANPTWYTAVPTMHQAILGRVARNRDLLADTRLRFIRSSSAPLAPSVITELEATFAAPVIEGYGMTEAAHQITCNPLPPLPRKPGSVGIAAGPEVAILDSTGNLQPPGTIGEVGIRGENVMSGYAQNPQANASAFSNGWFRTGDQGVLDEEGYLHITGRLKEIINRGGEKIAPREVDEVLMIHPAVAQAVTFALPHPKLGEEVAVAIVLTAGQQASEQELRAFAAQRLADFKVPRRVVFLEQIPTGPTGKIQRMGLAERMLL; translated from the coding sequence ATGGGTATTATTTCCGATTTACTCAAGAGCGGACAAGGGGCAGCACCGGCCCTCACTGCTCCAGCCTGTACCCCACTTTCTTATGACCAATTGCGCCAACAGATTGCACAGACTACCTACACCCTTAATGCACTCGGGCTTGGGCGCGGGGACCGGATTGCGATGGTCCTGGCTAATGGCCCCCAGATGGCTGCGGCCTTTCTGGCGGTGACGGCTACTGCGACTGTAGCCCCACTCAATCCAGCCTACCGCGCCGAGGAATTCGACTTTTATCTGACAGACTTAGGGGCAAAAGCCCTCTTAGTCGAGGTGGGGAGCACTTCGCCCGCTCTGGCGGTCGCTGAGAGACAGGGCGTGCCAGTGCTCTTTTTAGCGCCTCGTTCTGAAACGGCAGGTCGCTTCGAGCTTCACGGCAGGGCAGGTAAACCCGTGGTCCCCTCCCCTACAGAAGAGGAGGACATCGCGCTGATTCTGCACACTTCCGGGACGACTGCCCGACCCAAACAGGTGCCGCTCACCCAGCGCAACCTCTACACCTCCGCCCACAATATCGTCAAAGCCCTTGCGCTGACCGGAGATGACCGCTGCTTGAATCTGATGCCGCTCTTTCATATTCATGGGTTGGTGGCTGGACTGGTGGCTGGGCTGGCAGCGGGCGGGAGTATCTTCTGCCCGCCCGGTTTTAACGCGCTCAAGTTTTCCTCCTGGCTCAAGGAAGCAAATCCTACGTGGTACACTGCCGTCCCGACGATGCATCAGGCCATTCTCGGACGGGTAGCCCGCAACCGGGATCTTCTGGCGGACACCCGGCTACGCTTTATCCGCTCCTCCTCAGCGCCCCTTGCCCCTTCTGTGATCACTGAACTCGAAGCGACCTTCGCTGCGCCCGTCATCGAGGGCTACGGCATGACCGAAGCCGCGCACCAAATTACCTGCAATCCACTCCCTCCACTTCCACGCAAACCGGGCAGTGTCGGAATAGCAGCCGGTCCCGAAGTAGCCATCCTCGACAGTACCGGGAATCTACAACCCCCCGGAACCATAGGCGAGGTCGGCATTCGCGGCGAGAACGTCATGAGCGGCTATGCCCAAAACCCCCAAGCCAACGCCAGCGCCTTCAGTAATGGCTGGTTTCGCACCGGGGACCAAGGCGTATTGGATGAAGAAGGATACCTGCACATCACAGGTCGTCTCAAGGAGATCATCAATCGGGGTGGAGAAAAGATCGCTCCGCGCGAGGTAGATGAAGTTCTGATGATCCATCCCGCCGTCGCTCAGGCTGTGACCTTTGCACTCCCCCACCCCAAACTAGGCGAGGAAGTGGCTGTCGCTATAGTCCTCACAGCAGGCCAACAGGCGAGCGAGCAGGAACTGCGGGCGTTTGCGGCTCAACGGCTGGCTGACTTTAAGGTGCCGCGCCGGGTGGTCTTCCTGGAGCAGATTCCGACCGGACCGACCGGCAAGATCCAGCGTATGGGTCTAGCCGAGCGCATGCTGCTATGA
- a CDS encoding 2-dehydropantoate 2-reductase: MNICIYGAGAIGGYLGALLAYSGQEVTLIARGPHLAVMREQGLRLHLSGETLVTHPRCTDDPHTVGPQDYVIVTLKAHSLSPIADQLLPLLGPETAVVTASNGIPWWYFYKLEGPFENKRLTSVDPEGRVWETLGPERAIGCVVYPACEMSAPGEITHQSGERFSLGEPDGTRSSRSLALSAALQKAGLKAPVRAQIRNEIWVKLWGNLCFNPISALTQATLDVVATDPGTQAIARQMMTEAQTIAEHLGVTLGVSLEQRIAGAAAVGPHRTSMLQDLLQGRPMEIDALVTVVQELGVLVGVPTPYIDTILALVRQRARLAGCYPTTAGS, translated from the coding sequence ATGAACATTTGTATCTATGGGGCGGGAGCCATCGGTGGCTACTTGGGCGCACTTTTGGCATACTCCGGTCAAGAGGTGACCCTGATCGCCCGAGGGCCTCATCTAGCGGTCATGCGCGAACAGGGGCTACGCCTACATCTCAGCGGCGAAACCCTCGTCACCCATCCCCGTTGCACCGACGATCCTCATACTGTTGGCCCCCAAGACTATGTCATCGTCACGCTCAAAGCCCACTCCCTATCCCCCATCGCGGATCAACTCCTGCCACTGCTTGGACCTGAGACTGCGGTAGTGACGGCCAGTAATGGTATTCCTTGGTGGTACTTTTACAAACTAGAAGGGCCTTTCGAGAACAAACGCCTGACCAGCGTAGACCCCGAAGGCCGAGTCTGGGAAACGCTTGGTCCTGAACGCGCTATCGGCTGTGTGGTCTACCCCGCCTGCGAGATGAGCGCTCCGGGCGAGATCACCCACCAGTCCGGGGAGCGCTTCTCCTTGGGAGAACCGGACGGCACCCGCTCCTCGCGCAGCCTTGCCCTCAGTGCAGCCCTGCAAAAAGCTGGGTTGAAAGCACCGGTGCGCGCCCAAATCCGTAACGAAATCTGGGTCAAGCTCTGGGGCAATCTCTGCTTCAATCCCATCAGTGCCCTCACCCAAGCCACCCTCGATGTGGTCGCCACCGACCCTGGTACCCAGGCTATTGCCCGTCAGATGATGACCGAGGCCCAGACTATTGCTGAGCACTTGGGTGTAACGTTGGGGGTCAGCCTTGAGCAGCGCATCGCTGGTGCCGCCGCTGTCGGCCCTCACCGCACCTCCATGCTCCAGGACCTGCTCCAGGGTAGACCCATGGAAATTGATGCGCTTGTGACCGTGGTTCAGGAGTTGGGCGTGCTTGTGGGAGTCCCCACGCCCTACATCGACACCATTCTCGCACTTGTGCGGCAACGCGCCCGACTGGCTGGCTGTTATCCGACAACGGCGGGAAGCTAA